The proteins below are encoded in one region of Mycobacterium pseudokansasii:
- a CDS encoding UPF0182 family protein: MGMRPSARMPKLTRRSRILILIALGVIAVLLAGPRLIDAYVDWLWFGELGYRSVFTTVLVTRIVVFLVGGLLVGGIVFAGLALAYRTRPVFVPSNDNDPVARYRALVLARLRLVGIGVPAAIALLAGIVAQGYWVRIQLFLHGGDFGVRDPQFGKDLGFYAFELPFYRLVLSYLFVAVFLAFVANLLAHYIFGGIRLSGRTGALSRSARIQLVSLVGMLVLLKAVAYWFDRYELLSHSRGGKPFTGAGYTDINAVLPAKLILMAIALICAAAVFSAIALRDLRIPAIGLALLLLSSLIVGAAWPMIVEQISVKPNAAQKESEYISRSITATRQAYGLTSDVVTYRNYTGEGQATAQQVAADRATTSNIRLLDPTIVSPAFTQFQQGKNFYYFPDQLSIDRYVDRNGNLRDYVVAARELNPDRLIDNQRDWINRHTVYTHGNGFIASPANTVRGIANDPNQNGGYPEFLVNVVGANGTVVSDGPAQLDQPRIYFGPVISNTSADYAIVGKTGADREYDYETSTETKNYTYTGSGGVPVGSWISRTVFAAKFAERNFLFSNVIGSNSKILFNRDPAQRVEAVAPWLTTDSAVYPAIVNKRLVWIIDGYTTLDNYPYSELTSLSSATADSTEVAFNRLAPDKKVSYIRNSVKATVDAYDGTVTLYQQDERDPVLRAWMQVFPGTVKPKSDIAPELAEHLRYPEDLFKVQRMLLAKYHVNDPVTFFSTSDFWDVPLDPNPTASSYQPPYYIVAKNIAKDDNSAAYQLISAMNRFKRDYLAAYISASSDPATYGKITVLTIPGQVNGPKLANNAITTDPAVSQDLGVIGRDNQNRIRWGNLLTLPVAQGGLLYVEPVYASPGASDAASSYPRLIRVAMMYNDKVGYGPTVRDALNGLFGPGAGDAAAGIQPTEAGVPANPPANPPPPATGPGGTPPPTAVVPPPPDGAATLSPAKAAALQEIQAAIGAARDAQKKGDFAAYGSALQRLDEAITKFNNAK; the protein is encoded by the coding sequence GTGGGGATGCGGCCGTCCGCACGGATGCCGAAGCTGACTCGGCGTAGCCGGATTCTGATCTTGATCGCGCTGGGTGTCATCGCGGTGCTGCTCGCCGGTCCACGCCTGATCGACGCGTACGTCGATTGGCTGTGGTTCGGCGAACTGGGCTACCGGTCGGTGTTCACCACCGTGCTGGTCACCCGGATCGTGGTGTTCCTGGTGGGGGGGCTGTTGGTCGGCGGCATCGTCTTTGCCGGGCTGGCGTTGGCCTACCGTACCCGGCCGGTCTTCGTGCCGAGCAACGACAACGACCCGGTGGCGCGTTATCGCGCACTCGTGTTGGCCCGGCTGCGACTGGTGGGAATCGGCGTGCCGGCGGCGATCGCGCTGCTGGCCGGCATCGTCGCGCAGGGATACTGGGTTCGGATCCAGTTGTTCTTGCACGGCGGTGATTTCGGCGTCAGGGACCCGCAGTTCGGGAAGGACCTTGGCTTCTACGCCTTCGAGTTGCCGTTCTACCGGCTGGTGCTCAGCTATCTGTTCGTGGCCGTGTTCCTGGCGTTCGTGGCAAACTTGTTGGCGCACTACATCTTTGGCGGTATTCGGCTTTCGGGTCGCACGGGTGCGCTGAGCCGCTCGGCGCGTATCCAACTGGTCAGCCTGGTCGGGATGCTGGTGCTGCTCAAAGCCGTCGCCTATTGGTTCGACCGCTACGAGCTGCTGTCGCACAGCCGTGGCGGTAAGCCGTTCACCGGTGCCGGCTACACCGATATCAACGCGGTCCTGCCGGCGAAGCTGATCCTGATGGCGATCGCGTTGATCTGCGCGGCGGCGGTGTTCTCCGCAATCGCCCTGCGGGACTTGCGGATTCCAGCCATCGGTCTGGCCCTGCTGCTGCTGTCGTCACTGATCGTCGGTGCCGCCTGGCCGATGATCGTCGAGCAGATCAGCGTCAAACCCAATGCCGCGCAGAAGGAAAGCGAATACATCAGCCGCAGCATCACCGCGACCCGGCAAGCCTACGGCCTGACGTCCGACGTGGTGACTTATCGCAACTACACCGGCGAGGGTCAGGCGACCGCGCAGCAGGTCGCCGCCGACCGCGCCACGACCTCGAACATCCGGTTGCTCGACCCCACGATCGTCAGCCCGGCGTTCACCCAGTTCCAGCAAGGTAAGAACTTCTACTACTTCCCCGACCAGCTGTCGATCGACCGCTACGTCGACCGCAACGGCAACCTGCGTGACTACGTCGTCGCGGCGCGGGAACTCAACCCCGACCGGCTGATCGACAACCAGCGCGACTGGATCAACCGGCACACCGTGTACACGCACGGCAACGGATTCATCGCGTCGCCGGCCAACACCGTGCGCGGGATCGCCAACGACCCGAACCAAAACGGCGGTTACCCCGAGTTTCTGGTCAACGTCGTCGGCGCCAACGGCACCGTGGTGTCCGACGGGCCGGCGCAGCTGGACCAGCCGCGGATCTACTTCGGACCGGTTATCTCCAACACGTCCGCGGACTACGCGATTGTCGGAAAGACCGGCGCAGACCGGGAATACGACTACGAAACCAGTACCGAGACCAAGAACTACACCTACACCGGCAGCGGCGGTGTCCCGGTCGGCAGCTGGATTTCCCGCACCGTGTTCGCCGCGAAGTTCGCCGAGCGAAACTTCTTGTTCTCCAACGTGATCGGTTCGAACAGCAAGATCTTGTTCAACCGGGATCCGGCGCAGCGGGTGGAGGCGGTGGCGCCGTGGCTCACGACCGACAGCGCGGTGTACCCGGCGATCGTCAACAAGCGGCTGGTGTGGATCATCGACGGCTACACCACCTTGGACAACTATCCCTACTCCGAGCTCACGTCGCTGTCGTCGGCGACCGCCGATTCCACCGAGGTGGCGTTCAACCGGCTGGCTCCCGATAAGAAGGTCTCCTACATCCGCAATTCGGTGAAGGCCACCGTCGACGCCTACGACGGCACCGTGACGCTGTACCAGCAGGACGAACGGGACCCGGTGCTGCGGGCATGGATGCAGGTCTTCCCCGGCACGGTCAAGCCCAAGAGCGACATCGCGCCCGAGCTCGCCGAGCATCTGCGCTACCCCGAAGACCTGTTCAAGGTGCAACGGATGCTGCTGGCCAAGTACCACGTCAACGACCCGGTGACGTTCTTTTCCACCTCCGACTTCTGGGACGTGCCGCTGGACCCGAACCCAACCGCCAGCAGCTACCAGCCGCCGTATTACATCGTGGCGAAAAACATTGCCAAAGACGATAACTCGGCCGCATACCAGTTGATCAGCGCGATGAACAGGTTCAAGCGCGACTATCTGGCCGCTTACATCAGCGCCAGCTCCGATCCCGCGACGTACGGCAAGATCACTGTGCTGACCATCCCGGGACAGGTCAACGGTCCCAAGCTGGCCAACAACGCGATCACCACCGACCCCGCGGTATCGCAGGATCTGGGTGTGATCGGACGCGACAACCAGAACCGGATCAGGTGGGGCAACTTGCTCACCTTGCCGGTGGCTCAAGGTGGGCTGCTGTACGTCGAACCCGTCTATGCCTCGCCGGGCGCCAGCGACGCCGCGTCGTCGTACCCGCGGCTTATCCGGGTGGCGATGATGTACAACGACAAGGTCGGATACGGCCCCACGGTGCGTGATGCGCTCAACGGGCTGTTCGGGCCCGGTGCCGGTGATGCTGCGGCAGGAATACAGCCGACCGAGGCCGGCGTGCCGGCGAATCCGCCCGCCAACCCGCCGCCGCCGGCCACTGGACCGGGCGGAACCCCGCCGCCGACGGCGGTGGTACCGCCGCCCCCGGATGGGGCTGCGACCTTGTCGCCGGCCAAAGCCGCTGCGCTGCAGGAGATCCAGGCTGCAATCGGCGCGGCGCGGGATGCCCAGAAGAAGGGTGACTTCGCCGCCTACGGGTCAGCGCTGCAGCGGCTGGACGAGGCCATCACCAAGTTCAACAACGCCAAGTAG
- a CDS encoding Mu transposase domain-containing protein, with the protein MLTWEDDVEVHALRKRGWTISAIARHTGFDRKTVRKYLAGGGTPGVRARPGPDPFDPFVDYVTARLTEDPHLWARTLFDELEDLGFGLSYQSLTRNIRARDLRPVCEACRTATQRPNAVIPHPPGEETQWDWLELPDPPASWGWGKTAHLLVGSLSHSGMWRGYLAPSEDQPHLVAGLDRVTRGLGGLTRVWRFDRMATVCDPGSGRVSASFAGVAKHYGVAVAICPARRGNRKGVVEKVNHTAAQRWWRTLADDMTVEAAQVSLDRFTRVRGDTRLRATADGRSSVAVVAKTEPLQPAPATPYPVIVAEARTASRQAMVSYRGNRYSVPPELAAAQVVVSHPVGGEFCDIATTSGIVIARHRMAADGLGVMVRDSGHVIALDAAAMATAATGRPHRRKERIPPGPAAKAAAAQLLQLKQPSITAIETSTPSTDSTVIDLSAYERAAQNRTIQ; encoded by the coding sequence ATGCTCACATGGGAGGACGATGTGGAAGTACATGCCCTACGCAAACGTGGTTGGACGATCTCGGCGATCGCCCGCCACACCGGCTTCGACCGCAAGACGGTCCGCAAGTATCTGGCCGGTGGCGGCACACCCGGGGTCCGCGCCCGCCCCGGCCCGGACCCGTTCGATCCGTTCGTCGACTACGTCACCGCGAGGCTGACCGAGGACCCGCACCTGTGGGCCCGCACCCTGTTCGACGAACTCGAGGACCTGGGGTTCGGGTTGTCCTATCAGAGCCTGACCCGCAACATCCGTGCCCGGGACCTGCGCCCGGTTTGTGAGGCCTGCCGGACTGCCACGCAGCGCCCGAACGCGGTGATCCCGCACCCGCCGGGTGAGGAAACCCAATGGGACTGGCTGGAATTGCCCGACCCACCGGCATCGTGGGGGTGGGGAAAGACAGCGCACCTGTTGGTCGGCTCACTGTCGCATTCCGGGATGTGGCGCGGCTATTTGGCGCCGAGTGAGGACCAGCCGCATCTGGTCGCCGGCCTGGACCGGGTGACCCGTGGCCTGGGTGGACTGACCCGGGTGTGGCGCTTCGATCGGATGGCCACGGTGTGCGACCCCGGCTCAGGTCGGGTGAGCGCGTCGTTCGCCGGGGTGGCCAAGCACTACGGCGTGGCGGTGGCGATCTGCCCGGCCCGGCGCGGTAACCGCAAGGGCGTGGTGGAGAAGGTCAACCACACCGCCGCGCAACGCTGGTGGCGCACCCTGGCCGACGATATGACCGTCGAGGCGGCCCAGGTGAGTCTGGATCGCTTCACGCGGGTCCGTGGTGACACCCGGCTGCGGGCCACGGCCGACGGCCGGTCCTCAGTCGCCGTGGTGGCCAAAACAGAGCCACTGCAACCGGCGCCGGCGACGCCGTATCCGGTGATCGTCGCCGAGGCTCGCACCGCCTCGCGTCAAGCGATGGTGTCTTACCGCGGCAACCGCTATTCGGTGCCGCCGGAACTGGCGGCGGCCCAGGTCGTGGTGTCGCATCCGGTCGGGGGTGAGTTCTGCGATATCGCCACTACGAGCGGGATCGTGATCGCGCGCCACCGGATGGCCGCCGACGGGCTCGGGGTGATGGTGCGCGACAGCGGGCATGTCATCGCCCTGGACGCCGCCGCGATGGCCACCGCAGCGACCGGACGCCCACACCGCCGCAAGGAACGCATCCCACCGGGCCCGGCGGCCAAAGCCGCTGCCGCGCAACTGCTTCAACTCAAGCAGCCATCCATCACCGCCATTGAAACGTCAACTCCGTCAACCGATTCCACCGTCATCGACTTGTCCGCTTACGAGCGGGCCGCCCAGAACAGGACCATCCAATGA
- a CDS encoding AbrB/MazE/SpoVT family DNA-binding domain-containing protein encodes MAQVRLRISRWLPASPPVRRSTWCSAWYYLAVLPADRLTGIRVTSKGQVTIPLAVRRKLGIEPGSEVEFELDEHGARLVRNKTTRGKAIARRMRGRATVARSTDEIMALTRGNA; translated from the coding sequence ATGGCCCAGGTGAGGCTTCGCATATCGCGCTGGCTACCGGCGTCCCCGCCAGTGCGCCGTAGCACCTGGTGCTCGGCTTGGTATTACTTAGCGGTATTACCGGCCGATAGGCTGACTGGCATTCGGGTGACGAGCAAAGGCCAGGTGACTATTCCGCTCGCGGTGCGGCGCAAGCTCGGCATTGAGCCGGGTTCTGAGGTCGAGTTCGAACTTGACGAACACGGCGCCCGGTTAGTGCGCAACAAGACCACCCGGGGCAAGGCGATTGCACGTCGGATGCGCGGCCGTGCCACGGTTGCGAGGAGCACCGACGAGATCATGGCACTGACGCGCGGCAACGCATAG
- a CDS encoding DUF3375 domain-containing protein encodes MEYEAINSLRERHPAWRLLRAGNATLILSFLGVFFVEDNRGACPASQVAAALDDYVYALNTEIPTENGQQRFPKDARSYLEDWAAPDAAFLRRFYPAGDDEVHYEVTPAFEKAHAWVMGLKGRSFVGTESRLHTVVELLRQIVHGTEVEPDVRLAELRRRRNELDAEIAAVEAGVVQLLDATGVRDRYQQLATTARELLSDFREVEENFRLLDRAAREKIAAWDGSKGELLAELVGSRSQIAGSDQGRSFQAFYDFLLSETRQAELAELLAKVSTLETIEADHRIRGIHHDWSEAADRAQRTVRQISEQLRRFLDDQIWLENRRVLNLVRAVESSALELRDNPPPFGLELDQPGLEIALPFERPLYQVPAAVAVESHLPPATEEVDTDLLFAQTFIDQARLIETIRDVLPENSSALLSDIIAAHPIEQGAAEIVGYLALNDEEVSVDMDDTDETLLEYCDPADPEIAKRARLPKVTVRRR; translated from the coding sequence GTGGAATACGAGGCGATCAATTCATTGCGGGAGCGCCACCCCGCTTGGCGCCTTCTTCGTGCCGGCAATGCCACGCTGATCCTCTCCTTCCTCGGGGTGTTTTTCGTCGAGGACAACCGAGGCGCCTGCCCAGCGAGTCAGGTCGCGGCCGCCCTGGACGACTACGTGTACGCCCTGAACACCGAGATTCCCACCGAGAACGGTCAGCAACGCTTTCCGAAGGACGCTCGGTCCTATCTCGAGGACTGGGCGGCCCCCGACGCGGCGTTTCTGCGCCGGTTTTACCCGGCCGGCGACGACGAAGTCCATTACGAAGTGACTCCGGCGTTCGAAAAGGCCCACGCATGGGTCATGGGCCTCAAAGGCAGGTCCTTTGTCGGAACCGAGTCCAGGCTGCACACCGTGGTCGAGCTGCTGCGACAGATCGTGCACGGAACCGAAGTCGAACCCGATGTCCGGCTGGCCGAATTACGGCGCCGCCGAAACGAACTCGACGCCGAGATCGCCGCCGTCGAGGCCGGGGTTGTTCAGCTGCTGGACGCGACCGGAGTCCGCGACCGCTACCAACAGCTCGCCACAACCGCGCGGGAACTGCTCTCGGACTTTCGCGAGGTCGAAGAGAACTTCCGCCTCCTTGACCGGGCCGCGCGAGAAAAGATCGCGGCCTGGGATGGGTCCAAGGGTGAACTGCTCGCCGAGCTGGTCGGAAGCCGCTCCCAGATCGCTGGCTCCGACCAGGGCCGCAGCTTCCAGGCGTTCTACGACTTCCTTCTCTCCGAGACGCGCCAAGCCGAGCTGGCCGAACTCCTGGCCAAGGTTTCCACCCTCGAGACCATCGAAGCCGACCATCGGATTCGCGGTATTCACCACGACTGGTCCGAAGCCGCCGACCGGGCGCAGCGCACCGTCCGGCAGATATCCGAACAACTGCGCCGCTTCCTCGACGACCAGATTTGGCTGGAGAACCGGCGTGTCCTCAATTTGGTTCGGGCAGTGGAAAGTTCAGCGCTGGAACTGCGCGACAACCCGCCGCCCTTCGGGCTCGAACTGGACCAGCCGGGCCTCGAGATTGCCCTTCCGTTCGAGCGCCCGCTCTACCAGGTGCCGGCGGCGGTCGCGGTCGAGAGCCACCTCCCACCGGCGACCGAGGAGGTCGACACCGACCTACTCTTCGCGCAGACCTTCATCGACCAAGCACGTCTGATCGAGACCATCCGCGATGTTCTGCCGGAGAATTCTTCGGCTTTGTTATCCGACATCATCGCGGCACACCCCATCGAGCAGGGTGCGGCAGAGATCGTCGGCTACCTGGCACTCAACGACGAGGAGGTGAGCGTCGACATGGACGACACCGATGAGACTCTCCTGGAATACTGCGACCCCGCCGACCCGGAAATCGCCAAGCGAGCGAGACTACCGAAAGTGACGGTGCGACGACGATGA
- a CDS encoding type II toxin-antitoxin system VapC family toxin has translation MAGTLVDANVLLDLFTEDPRWCDWSETQLADALDRGPTLINPIIYGEISIGFERIEELERALPAELERESLPWEAAFLAGKCFLEYRRRGGQKRSPLTDFYIGAHAATTGRALLTRDPRRYRSSFPRLELISP, from the coding sequence GTGGCCGGAACGCTCGTCGACGCAAACGTGCTGCTCGACCTGTTCACCGAGGACCCCCGCTGGTGCGACTGGTCTGAGACGCAGCTTGCCGATGCCCTCGACCGTGGGCCAACGCTGATCAATCCGATCATCTACGGCGAGATCTCGATCGGCTTTGAGCGGATCGAGGAACTCGAGCGAGCATTGCCAGCGGAGCTGGAGCGCGAGTCCCTACCATGGGAAGCGGCGTTTCTGGCCGGCAAATGCTTCCTCGAATATCGGCGGCGGGGAGGCCAAAAGCGTTCGCCGCTAACGGATTTCTACATTGGCGCCCACGCCGCGACGACTGGCCGTGCGCTCTTGACGCGCGATCCCCGGCGCTACCGGTCGTCCTTCCCACGCCTCGAACTGATCTCCCCATGA
- the istB gene encoding IS21-like element helper ATPase IstB, translating to MTPTPRTPKTTTTTTVEESPSAAASRYQQLRSHLAELKLAAAAEALPAVLDQATAEGLSLTVALERLLAVEVEASTARRLAGRLRFACLPTPATLVDFDVDAAAGIDRKLIDELGTCRYLESATNILLVGPPGTGKTHLSVGLARAAAHAGYRTYFTTAADLAARCHRAAIEGRWATTMRFYAGPTLLVIDELGYLPLPAEAASALFQVVSQRYLKTSIVITTNRGVGAWGEILGDTTVAAAMLDRLLHRSVVINLDGESYRLRDHQAAAETLRRTTTGTRQPLH from the coding sequence ATGACCCCCACCCCCCGCACCCCCAAGACCACCACCACGACCACCGTCGAGGAGTCACCGTCAGCAGCCGCGAGCCGCTATCAGCAGCTGCGCTCGCACCTGGCCGAACTCAAACTCGCCGCGGCCGCCGAAGCCCTCCCAGCGGTGCTCGACCAGGCCACCGCAGAGGGCCTGTCGCTGACCGTGGCGTTGGAGCGTCTGCTGGCCGTGGAAGTCGAGGCTTCCACCGCTCGGCGGCTGGCCGGCCGGTTGCGGTTCGCCTGCCTTCCCACCCCGGCCACACTGGTCGACTTCGACGTCGATGCCGCCGCCGGGATCGACCGCAAGCTCATCGACGAACTCGGGACGTGCCGCTACCTGGAATCGGCGACCAACATTTTGCTGGTCGGGCCCCCTGGTACAGGAAAGACGCACTTGTCGGTCGGATTGGCAAGGGCCGCAGCACATGCCGGCTACAGGACCTACTTCACCACTGCCGCCGATCTGGCCGCACGGTGTCACCGTGCCGCCATCGAGGGACGCTGGGCCACCACGATGCGGTTCTACGCCGGCCCCACATTGTTGGTGATCGATGAACTGGGATACCTGCCGCTGCCCGCCGAGGCCGCCTCGGCGTTGTTTCAGGTTGTGTCCCAACGGTATTTGAAGACCAGCATCGTGATCACCACCAACCGGGGCGTGGGCGCCTGGGGGGAGATCCTCGGCGACACCACCGTGGCCGCCGCAATGCTCGACCGCCTGCTGCACCGCTCCGTGGTCATCAACCTCGACGGCGAGTCCTACCGCCTCCGTGACCACCAGGCCGCCGCCGAAACCCTACGCCGCACCACCACCGGCACCCGCCAACCACTACACTGA
- a CDS encoding Fic family protein, whose amino-acid sequence MPLTPGYGDTPLPDDELEALLPHIAELVEEPVSKAAVYDLEQGVQEQVTEELLTVVLDGNLGLDDLLNDFFLRDLRARLYGDIWAWAGVWCRHELNIGVAPEQVAVELRNSLDTIRYRREHTTDWTARELGIAVHAEAVGVHPFTDGNGRTTRLLADLVFTAAQDFDPLQQYDWNVDKGRYIALLREYDRHRSVGELANFTPIRSVDA is encoded by the coding sequence ATGCCGCTCACGCCCGGATACGGGGACACCCCGCTTCCCGACGATGAGCTTGAGGCATTACTGCCGCATATCGCCGAGCTTGTGGAAGAGCCGGTCAGCAAGGCTGCGGTCTACGACCTCGAGCAGGGTGTGCAAGAGCAAGTCACAGAGGAACTCCTGACGGTGGTGCTCGACGGCAACCTAGGGCTCGACGACCTGCTGAATGACTTCTTCCTGCGGGATCTCCGCGCTCGGCTCTACGGAGACATATGGGCTTGGGCGGGGGTTTGGTGCAGGCACGAACTCAACATCGGGGTGGCGCCTGAGCAGGTCGCCGTCGAATTGAGGAACTCGCTGGACACGATCCGTTATCGGCGGGAGCACACCACGGACTGGACCGCTCGTGAGCTTGGTATCGCCGTGCACGCCGAGGCGGTGGGGGTCCATCCATTTACCGACGGGAACGGCCGCACGACCCGTTTGCTGGCTGATCTCGTCTTTACCGCGGCGCAGGACTTTGACCCGCTGCAGCAGTACGACTGGAACGTTGACAAGGGCCGCTACATCGCGTTGCTACGTGAATACGACCGGCATCGCAGCGTTGGTGAGCTCGCCAATTTCACTCCGATACGGTCGGTCGACGCCTGA
- a CDS encoding DUF2220 domain-containing protein, which translates to MQAGIGSAAPGAVVGLPAPLTELAVRSEELAQLAVQPRAAVIIENEISYLSVDVPKHGVVVGGKGFEVDSVGRLPWLAEARVLYWGDIDTHGFAILDRLRAWLPQARSVLMDRETLLAHRDRWVTEDRPATSVLTRLTPDEQDLYSDLVADGLGERVRLEQERIDWQWTIHRLSGVISAGI; encoded by the coding sequence ATGCAAGCCGGGATTGGTTCGGCTGCGCCCGGCGCCGTCGTTGGCCTCCCGGCTCCGCTCACCGAGCTGGCGGTGCGTTCCGAGGAGTTGGCGCAGCTCGCGGTGCAACCACGCGCAGCGGTAATCATCGAAAACGAGATCAGCTATCTGTCCGTCGACGTCCCGAAACACGGCGTCGTGGTCGGGGGGAAGGGTTTCGAGGTCGACAGCGTTGGTCGACTGCCATGGCTGGCGGAAGCCAGGGTTCTGTACTGGGGAGACATCGACACCCATGGATTCGCCATACTCGACCGGCTGCGGGCGTGGCTCCCGCAAGCGCGCTCAGTGCTCATGGACCGTGAAACGCTGCTCGCGCACCGCGACCGTTGGGTGACCGAAGACCGTCCGGCCACGTCCGTTCTCACGCGCCTGACGCCCGACGAGCAGGACCTCTACTCGGATCTGGTCGCAGACGGATTGGGTGAACGCGTGCGTCTCGAACAGGAGCGAATCGACTGGCAGTGGACTATACATCGGCTATCAGGTGTTATCAGCGCGGGGATTTGA
- a CDS encoding helix-turn-helix domain-containing protein — MTMTRTWREVRREAVAQGRLDPLRARAARKKMQEAVGAYRLTEIRKARGHTRQADVAALLGVSQARVSKLESGDLSHTELRTLQSYVAALGGTLRVLAEFGDCTVELST, encoded by the coding sequence ATGACCATGACCCGGACGTGGCGCGAGGTTCGCCGTGAAGCCGTCGCGCAAGGTCGGCTCGATCCGCTGCGCGCCCGCGCCGCTCGCAAGAAGATGCAGGAAGCGGTCGGCGCCTACCGGCTTACCGAGATCCGGAAGGCCCGAGGCCACACCCGCCAGGCTGATGTCGCCGCCCTGCTGGGGGTCTCTCAGGCCCGCGTATCGAAGCTTGAAAGCGGCGACCTATCCCACACGGAGCTCCGCACGCTGCAGTCCTACGTCGCCGCATTGGGCGGCACTTTGCGTGTGCTCGCCGAATTCGGCGACTGCACCGTCGAGCTGAGTACCTGA
- a CDS encoding DUF4194 domain-containing protein, whose translation MSNEHATASAIIRLMQGVVYRESDEDTWLTLERLGAGVRDHFATIGVDVVVDDAEGYAYLRSRPSEDGDEALPRLVRRRALTYNVSLLLVLLRKRLVEFETTGSEGRLVLTTDQIVEMLRLFQAESSNDARVVDQAETTIKKAAELGFLRPLRGQRDHWEVRRILKAYVDAQTLSDFAAKLREYAGAATSDE comes from the coding sequence ATGAGCAACGAGCATGCCACCGCCAGCGCCATCATCCGGCTGATGCAAGGAGTCGTCTACCGCGAGTCGGACGAGGACACCTGGCTGACACTGGAACGTTTGGGCGCCGGCGTGCGAGACCATTTCGCCACCATAGGTGTCGACGTAGTGGTCGATGACGCCGAAGGCTATGCCTATCTTCGGTCCCGGCCATCCGAAGATGGCGACGAGGCACTCCCGCGGCTGGTGCGCAGGCGGGCACTGACGTACAACGTCAGCCTGCTCCTGGTCCTGCTGCGCAAGCGGCTCGTCGAGTTCGAGACCACCGGCAGTGAGGGCCGACTGGTTCTGACCACCGACCAGATCGTCGAGATGCTGCGACTGTTCCAGGCCGAGTCCAGCAACGACGCACGAGTCGTGGACCAGGCGGAGACGACGATCAAGAAGGCCGCCGAACTCGGCTTCCTGCGCCCATTGCGCGGTCAACGCGACCATTGGGAAGTTCGGCGAATCCTCAAGGCCTACGTCGACGCCCAGACCCTGTCGGACTTTGCGGCCAAGCTGCGGGAGTACGCCGGAGCGGCGACCAGTGATGAGTGA